A genomic stretch from Deinococcus ruber includes:
- a CDS encoding AAA family ATPase — MSAPPVPAPSRLIVAGTSGSGKTTLARAIAARLGIPHAEQDAWNHLPNWQEAPLEQFRAAVDAFSAQPAWVMDGNYSKAQDIGWARADTLIWLDYSAPLVFWRLLRRTLGRGLTRQELWNGNRESLLTALFSRGGIMAWFFRSHWRLRREMPGKLANYPHLTVLRFRRPGEAARWLAALERQP, encoded by the coding sequence ATGTCTGCACCTCCTGTCCCAGCGCCTTCCCGTTTGATCGTTGCCGGAACGTCGGGCAGCGGAAAGACCACGCTTGCGCGGGCGATTGCGGCGCGGCTGGGCATTCCGCACGCCGAACAGGACGCCTGGAATCACCTTCCGAACTGGCAGGAAGCGCCGCTCGAACAGTTCCGGGCAGCGGTGGACGCCTTCAGCGCTCAGCCCGCCTGGGTAATGGACGGCAATTACAGCAAAGCCCAGGATATCGGCTGGGCGCGGGCCGACACGCTCATCTGGCTCGACTACTCGGCTCCGCTGGTGTTCTGGCGGCTGCTGCGGCGCACGCTGGGCCGAGGACTGACCAGGCAGGAACTGTGGAACGGTAACCGTGAAAGCCTGCTGACAGCGCTGTTTTCACGCGGGGGCATCATGGCGTGGTTTTTCCGCAGTCACTGGCGGCTCAGACGCGAGATGCCGGGCAAGCTGGCAAATTATCCGCATCTGACGGTGCTGAGATTTCGTCGTCCTGGCGAGGCGGCACGCTGGTTAGCGGCGCTGGAACGGCAGCCCTGA
- the mutS gene encoding DNA mismatch repair protein MutS — MLEQYVRLRDEVDAQLPNALLLFQCGDFYETFGEDAERAARLMGLTLTHKTSKDFSTPMAGLPVRAADAHIEKLLSQGVRVAVADQLEEPGTGLMDRKVTQLLTPGTVTEERLLSADENFLAAVATGDGYALALLDLSTGEFRCASFGTRSALYDDLSRWRAREVLLAPELGGNAALLADFQTRFPVMLSHTSFDEDAARAELLSVLGDLPASLSTPALIRACGAVLSYARGTQQGRLEMVRRVSRYEPGAQLRLNDWALRALEVFHPQHLHSVSESTLIGALSETRSAGGRRRLRSWLRAPLRDAVSIAARQGGVDALLRAGDLRHGLRALLYRAHDLERLAARVATRRAGPREVAALARTLELLPDAAALLEGQEGLLGSLRNRLGGLPDVVALIRAALIEDPPIRIGEGGLIREGFHAHLDELRGAALGHRGWIAELELSERQRSGIQSLKVGYNSVFGYYLEISSAHYSRVPADYQQVATLKDRARFTRPDLREREREIARLEGAADRLEAEVFNELRASLSQHAEALSEAAGAVSELDVLAALAEIAAERGWVRPITSDGPLRLTQARHPVVERSVGERFVPNDAELHHERRTLLITGPNMAGKSTYLRTVALCALLHQIGSFVPAERAELPLFDAIHTRIGASDDLAGGRSTFMVEMSELADILHGATGQSLVILDEVGRGTSTLDGQAIAQAALEGLHATGAYTLFATHYFELTRLEGQMPGLLNLHVAAEEEQNSLTFYHQVMPGAARHSYGVEVARLAGLPQGVTARAAQLLAGLNAHGDDGQLNRELAALDLNKLTPMGALELLQTWQRAARGEER, encoded by the coding sequence ATGCTCGAACAGTATGTGCGGCTGCGCGATGAGGTGGACGCGCAGCTTCCGAATGCGCTGCTGCTGTTTCAGTGCGGCGATTTCTACGAAACCTTTGGCGAAGACGCCGAACGCGCCGCCCGGCTGATGGGCCTGACGCTGACCCACAAGACCAGCAAGGATTTCTCGACGCCGATGGCGGGCCTGCCGGTACGGGCCGCCGACGCGCACATCGAGAAGCTGCTGAGTCAGGGCGTGCGGGTGGCTGTGGCCGACCAGCTGGAAGAGCCGGGCACTGGCCTGATGGACCGCAAGGTCACGCAGCTGCTGACGCCCGGCACCGTGACCGAAGAGCGGCTGCTGAGTGCCGACGAGAACTTTCTGGCGGCGGTGGCGACGGGCGACGGCTACGCGCTGGCGCTACTCGACCTCTCGACCGGAGAATTCCGCTGCGCCTCGTTTGGTACGCGGTCGGCCCTGTACGACGACCTCTCGCGCTGGCGGGCGCGTGAAGTGCTGCTGGCCCCCGAACTGGGCGGCAACGCGGCGCTGCTGGCCGACTTTCAGACGCGCTTCCCGGTGATGCTGTCGCACACCAGTTTTGATGAAGACGCCGCCAGAGCTGAGCTGCTGAGCGTGCTGGGCGACCTGCCCGCCAGCCTGAGTACGCCTGCGCTGATCCGGGCGTGCGGAGCGGTGCTCTCGTATGCACGGGGCACGCAGCAGGGGCGGCTGGAGATGGTGCGCCGCGTGTCGCGCTACGAGCCGGGGGCGCAGCTTCGGCTGAACGACTGGGCGCTGCGGGCGCTGGAGGTCTTTCATCCGCAACATCTGCACAGCGTTTCCGAAAGCACCCTGATCGGTGCACTGTCGGAAACGCGCAGTGCGGGCGGGCGGCGGCGGCTGAGATCGTGGCTGCGTGCGCCGCTGCGAGACGCCGTCAGCATCGCGGCGCGTCAGGGTGGCGTGGACGCGTTGCTGCGGGCGGGCGATCTGCGGCATGGCCTGCGGGCGCTGCTGTACCGCGCACACGATCTGGAACGGCTGGCAGCGCGGGTGGCGACCAGACGCGCCGGGCCGAGAGAGGTGGCGGCCCTCGCCCGCACGCTCGAACTGCTGCCCGACGCCGCTGCGCTGCTGGAAGGTCAGGAAGGTCTGCTGGGCAGCCTGAGAAACCGGCTGGGTGGCCTGCCCGACGTGGTGGCGCTGATCCGGGCGGCGCTGATCGAAGACCCGCCCATCCGCATCGGGGAAGGCGGCCTGATCCGCGAGGGCTTTCACGCCCACCTCGACGAGTTGCGCGGCGCGGCGCTGGGGCACCGGGGCTGGATTGCCGAACTGGAACTGTCCGAGCGGCAGCGCAGCGGCATTCAGAGTCTGAAGGTCGGATACAACAGCGTGTTCGGCTATTACCTGGAGATCAGCAGCGCCCATTACAGCCGCGTGCCCGCCGATTATCAGCAGGTTGCCACACTGAAGGACAGAGCCAGATTTACCCGCCCCGACCTGCGCGAACGCGAGCGCGAAATTGCGCGACTGGAAGGCGCGGCAGACCGCCTGGAAGCCGAGGTATTCAACGAATTGCGGGCCAGCCTGTCGCAGCATGCCGAGGCACTGAGCGAGGCGGCAGGCGCGGTGAGTGAGCTGGACGTGCTGGCAGCCCTCGCAGAAATCGCCGCCGAGCGCGGCTGGGTGCGTCCCATCACCAGCGACGGCCCGCTGCGGCTGACGCAGGCGCGACATCCGGTGGTCGAGCGCAGCGTGGGCGAACGCTTTGTACCCAACGACGCCGAGCTGCACCACGAACGGCGCACGCTGCTGATTACCGGGCCGAATATGGCGGGCAAATCCACGTACCTGCGAACGGTGGCGCTGTGCGCTCTGCTGCACCAGATCGGCAGTTTCGTGCCTGCCGAACGCGCCGAGCTGCCGCTGTTCGACGCCATCCACACGCGCATCGGGGCCTCGGACGATCTGGCGGGCGGGCGCAGCACCTTCATGGTCGAGATGTCGGAACTGGCCGACATTCTGCACGGGGCCACCGGACAGAGCCTGGTGATTCTGGACGAGGTGGGGCGCGGCACCAGCACGCTCGACGGGCAGGCCATCGCCCAGGCGGCGCTGGAGGGGCTGCACGCCACCGGGGCGTATACGCTGTTTGCCACGCATTACTTCGAGCTGACGCGGCTGGAAGGCCAGATGCCGGGCCTACTGAATCTGCACGTCGCCGCCGAGGAAGAGCAGAACTCGCTGACCTTCTATCATCAGGTGATGCCGGGGGCCGCCCGCCACAGCTACGGCGTGGAAGTGGCGCGGCTGGCAGGGCTGCCGCAGGGCGTGACGGCACGAGCGGCGCAGCTTCTGGCGGGGCTGAACGCACACGGCGACGACGGACAGCTCAACCGCGAACTCGCGGCGCTGGATTTGAACAAGCTGACCCCGATGGGAGCGCTGGAATTGTTGCAGACGTGGCAGCGGGCAGCGCGGGGGGAAGAACGCTGA
- a CDS encoding thymidine kinase, with protein sequence MLKSPYHGGHLEVIVGPMFSGKSEELIRRVGRALIARQRVQVFKPAIDDRYHAASVASHTGRVIAALPVSSTAQVRAHLTGEGALLETEGVTLPDVVAFDEAQFFDSGLVPLALELADAGVRVVLAGLDLDFRGEPFGVMPELLSRAESVEKLTAICVVCGAPATRTQRLIGGRPARRSDPVVLVGAAESYEARCRVHHVVED encoded by the coding sequence ATGCTCAAGTCTCCGTATCACGGCGGTCATCTGGAAGTCATTGTGGGGCCGATGTTCAGCGGAAAGAGCGAGGAGCTGATCCGCCGTGTGGGCCGCGCCCTGATCGCCCGTCAGCGGGTACAGGTGTTCAAGCCTGCCATCGATGACCGCTACCACGCGGCGTCGGTGGCGAGTCATACCGGGCGCGTCATCGCCGCCTTGCCGGTCAGCAGCACGGCGCAGGTCCGCGCCCACCTGACGGGCGAGGGTGCCCTGCTGGAAACCGAAGGCGTCACGCTGCCCGACGTGGTGGCCTTCGATGAGGCGCAGTTCTTCGACAGTGGGCTGGTGCCGCTGGCACTCGAACTGGCCGATGCAGGCGTGCGGGTGGTGCTGGCGGGCCTCGATCTCGATTTCCGGGGCGAACCCTTCGGCGTGATGCCTGAGCTGTTGTCGCGGGCCGAGAGCGTGGAGAAACTCACCGCCATCTGCGTGGTGTGCGGCGCTCCGGCTACCCGTACCCAGCGCCTGATCGGGGGCAGGCCCGCCCGCAGAAGTGATCCGGTGGTACTGGTAGGCGCGGCGGAATCTTATGAGGCCCGCTGCCGCGTACACCATGTGGTAGAAGACTGA
- the rpmE gene encoding 50S ribosomal protein L31 encodes MKKDIHPKVMPTKIYYQGKVVMETMSTKPEIHVDVWSGVHPFWTGETRFMDTEGRIDKFTKRFGDSYRTKKK; translated from the coding sequence ATGAAGAAAGATATCCACCCCAAGGTCATGCCGACCAAGATTTACTACCAGGGCAAAGTCGTCATGGAGACCATGAGCACCAAGCCCGAGATTCACGTCGATGTCTGGAGCGGCGTTCACCCCTTCTGGACGGGCGAGACGCGCTTCATGGACACCGAGGGCCGCATCGACAAGTTCACCAAGCGCTTCGGCGACAGCTACCGCACCAAGAAGAAGTAA
- a CDS encoding HD domain-containing protein — protein sequence MFRRAPSLPAVVRQLWPSGAVLVGGAARDLVRGGLPKDWDWAAPQPKAAAETLTAHLGGAMFALDEVRGYYRVVSGHEQHDFVPLPADLNADLRRRDFTVNALALHPDGQLSDPLGGERDLKRRLLRMVSAENLRADPLRLLRAARLSLTLDLTLEPATRRTVMALAASGLPLPAPERVREELHALLLHPQAARGILLLEELGLLALYLPELREGIGLEQGGFHHLDVFRHGVEALHQLLQRFPAAPLDLRWATLLHDVGKPRSRSQTGGEVHFYGHDRLGAEMSRRMLDRLREASALSERVGRLIAAHMVPLPADERAARRFVHRRRDLLPELLSLMLADREAARGPLSSEASRLHYAQGIDRVLAALEDQPAPPPPLLTGQDIMALLNLPPGPGVGAAVRALNEAAALGDVATPEQARRWLLAWADSAPTASPED from the coding sequence ATGTTCCGGCGTGCGCCCAGTCTTCCTGCTGTGGTCCGGCAGCTCTGGCCGAGTGGAGCGGTGCTGGTTGGCGGCGCGGCCCGCGACCTTGTGCGCGGCGGTCTGCCGAAGGACTGGGACTGGGCCGCGCCTCAGCCGAAGGCCGCCGCAGAGACATTGACGGCTCATCTGGGCGGGGCCATGTTCGCACTCGACGAGGTGCGCGGCTATTACCGGGTGGTGTCGGGGCACGAGCAACACGACTTCGTGCCGTTGCCCGCCGACTTGAACGCCGATCTGCGCCGCCGCGACTTCACGGTCAATGCGCTGGCCCTGCACCCCGACGGGCAACTGAGCGACCCGCTCGGCGGCGAACGCGACCTGAAAAGGCGGCTGCTCCGAATGGTCAGCGCCGAGAATCTGCGGGCCGATCCGCTGCGCCTGCTGCGGGCCGCCCGCCTGTCGCTGACGCTCGATCTGACGCTGGAACCCGCCACGCGCCGCACCGTGATGGCACTGGCGGCGTCGGGATTGCCGCTGCCCGCCCCGGAGCGCGTCCGCGAGGAACTGCACGCCCTTCTGCTGCACCCACAGGCCGCACGCGGCATTCTGCTGCTGGAAGAGCTGGGTCTGCTGGCCCTGTACCTGCCGGAACTGCGCGAGGGCATCGGGCTGGAGCAGGGCGGGTTTCATCATCTGGACGTATTCCGGCACGGCGTCGAGGCGCTGCATCAGCTGTTACAGCGCTTTCCTGCCGCGCCGCTCGATCTGCGCTGGGCCACGCTGCTGCACGATGTCGGCAAGCCGCGCAGCCGCAGTCAGACCGGGGGCGAGGTGCATTTTTACGGTCATGACCGACTGGGAGCCGAGATGAGCAGGCGAATGCTCGACCGTCTGCGAGAGGCATCGGCGCTGAGTGAGCGGGTGGGCAGGCTGATCGCCGCTCATATGGTGCCGCTGCCAGCAGACGAACGCGCTGCCAGACGCTTTGTGCATCGCCGCCGCGACCTGCTGCCTGAGCTGCTGTCGTTGATGCTGGCCGACCGCGAGGCGGCACGCGGCCCCCTGAGCAGCGAAGCTTCGAGGCTGCACTATGCCCAGGGCATCGACCGGGTGCTGGCAGCCCTGGAAGACCAGCCCGCGCCGCCCCCACCGCTGCTGACCGGACAGGACATCATGGCGCTGCTGAATCTGCCCCCCGGGCCGGGCGTGGGCGCGGCGGTGCGGGCGCTGAACGAGGCTGCCGCGCTGGGCGATGTGGCCACCCCCGAACAGGCCCGCCGCTGGCTGCTGGCCTGGGCCGATTCAGCGCCCACAGCGTCCCCTGAAGACTGA
- a CDS encoding glycoside hydrolase family 13 protein gives MDIRTPDWVKDAVFYQIFPDRFAQSVRVAKANHLQAWGELPTFHKYQGGDLLGVVERLDHIASLGVNALYFCPVFQSASNHRYHTHDYYQVDPMLGGNDALREVIDAAHARGIRVVLDGVFNHASRGFFQFNDLLEQGQDSAYLDWFHAGPFPLSAYDDSKPANYAAWWGNRALPKFNTDTQAVREFLWKVAEYWMQMGIDGWRLDVPNEIDDDEFWREFRRRVKAINPEAYIVGEIWGDAHRWLEGDQFDAVMNYPFTRPCIAYFGVDSIDNRMNEASGTGHVDPIDTAGFAQRMLQVSQMYAPEIVQAQMNLLDSHDTARFISVVGGDHGAHRLALAFQLTYVGAPCLYYGDEIGLPGGPDPDCRRAFPWNDEASWQQDTLTLIRTLTAARHASKALQRGTFGVLYADHDLLIYSRISGSEAAYVLMNTAQDVQKAPLTGMKPGTFRDVLSGTVLKVTGAGTLDVPARGAVVLVQA, from the coding sequence GTGGATATTCGCACTCCTGACTGGGTCAAAGACGCCGTTTTCTATCAGATCTTCCCCGACCGTTTTGCTCAGAGCGTGCGCGTTGCCAAGGCCAACCACCTTCAGGCGTGGGGCGAGTTGCCGACCTTTCACAAGTACCAGGGCGGCGACCTGCTCGGCGTGGTGGAGCGGCTCGACCACATCGCCAGCCTGGGCGTGAACGCGCTGTATTTCTGCCCGGTGTTTCAGTCGGCCAGCAACCACCGCTATCACACCCACGATTACTACCAGGTCGATCCGATGCTGGGCGGCAACGACGCGCTGCGCGAGGTGATCGACGCGGCCCACGCACGCGGCATCCGGGTGGTGCTGGACGGGGTGTTCAATCACGCCTCACGCGGGTTTTTCCAGTTCAATGACCTGCTGGAGCAGGGCCAGGACAGCGCGTATCTCGACTGGTTCCACGCCGGGCCGTTTCCGCTGTCGGCCTACGACGACTCCAAGCCCGCCAACTACGCCGCGTGGTGGGGGAACCGAGCACTGCCGAAATTCAACACCGATACCCAGGCCGTGCGCGAGTTTCTGTGGAAGGTCGCGGAGTACTGGATGCAGATGGGCATCGACGGCTGGAGGCTGGACGTGCCCAACGAGATCGACGACGACGAGTTCTGGCGCGAGTTCCGGCGGCGGGTCAAGGCCATCAATCCAGAGGCGTACATCGTGGGCGAAATCTGGGGAGACGCTCACCGCTGGCTGGAGGGCGATCAGTTCGACGCGGTGATGAATTATCCGTTCACCCGGCCCTGCATCGCGTATTTCGGCGTGGACAGCATCGACAACCGCATGAACGAGGCCAGCGGCACCGGGCATGTAGACCCCATCGACACCGCCGGTTTTGCCCAGCGCATGCTTCAGGTGTCGCAGATGTACGCGCCCGAGATCGTGCAGGCTCAGATGAATCTGCTCGACAGCCACGACACCGCCCGGTTTATCAGCGTGGTGGGCGGCGACCACGGGGCGCACCGGCTGGCGCTGGCCTTCCAGCTCACGTATGTCGGCGCACCGTGTCTGTATTACGGCGACGAGATCGGCTTGCCCGGCGGCCCCGACCCCGACTGCCGCCGCGCCTTTCCCTGGAACGACGAGGCGAGCTGGCAGCAGGACACCCTGACGCTGATCCGCACCCTGACGGCGGCGCGGCACGCCAGCAAAGCGCTGCAACGCGGCACTTTCGGCGTGCTGTACGCCGACCACGACCTGCTGATCTACAGCCGCATTTCCGGCAGCGAGGCCGCCTACGTACTGATGAATACCGCCCAGGACGTGCAGAAGGCCCCACTCACCGGGATGAAGCCGGGTACCTTCCGCGACGTGCTGAGCGGGACGGTGCTGAAGGTCACGGGCGCGGGCACGCTGGATGTTCCGGCACGCGGCGCGGTGGTGCTGGTGCAGGCGTAA
- a CDS encoding MerR family transcriptional regulator, which translates to MTPPSTTALYTAHEVEARTGIPATTLRQWERRYGFPSPARSAGGYRLYSAFDVSCLEFIRARQAEGVTVSRAVYLMREHLTIPARPMSGVSEPLVSSLVTALLEPDHAEAARLLTHAHTELGTEALMLSLMQPALVQIGLLWEQGEISIAHEHLASAFLRSRVSQMLEVAGQDAAGPLVIAACGPGEFHEIGLMMLSVVLCRRGMRVRYLGANMPLSDLASYVRHAGAEALLLTMNTEESLLAFRAEQPELSGLNVPLYLGGVLLNQYPHLAAELGGTYLAGGALEAADALLRQLKTPAVPDVT; encoded by the coding sequence ATGACGCCTCCTTCCACCACGGCCCTGTATACCGCGCATGAGGTAGAAGCTCGCACCGGCATTCCAGCCACCACCCTGCGGCAGTGGGAGCGGCGATACGGTTTTCCCTCGCCTGCCCGCAGCGCCGGGGGGTACCGCCTGTACAGCGCCTTCGACGTGTCGTGCCTGGAATTTATCCGGGCGCGTCAGGCCGAGGGGGTGACGGTCAGCCGCGCCGTGTACCTGATGCGCGAACATCTGACAATTCCTGCGCGGCCCATGTCGGGCGTCTCTGAACCGCTGGTGTCGTCGCTGGTCACGGCTCTGCTTGAGCCCGACCACGCCGAGGCTGCTCGGCTGCTGACGCATGCCCACACCGAACTGGGCACCGAGGCCCTGATGCTATCGCTGATGCAGCCGGCGCTGGTGCAGATCGGACTGCTGTGGGAGCAGGGCGAGATCAGCATCGCGCACGAGCATCTGGCGTCGGCGTTCCTCAGATCAAGGGTGAGTCAGATGCTGGAAGTGGCGGGTCAGGACGCTGCCGGGCCGCTGGTCATCGCGGCGTGTGGCCCCGGCGAATTCCACGAAATTGGGCTGATGATGCTGTCGGTGGTACTGTGTCGCCGGGGAATGCGGGTGCGGTATCTGGGAGCCAACATGCCGCTCTCGGATCTGGCGAGCTATGTGCGCCACGCCGGAGCAGAGGCGCTGCTGCTGACCATGAATACCGAGGAAAGTCTGCTGGCCTTCCGCGCCGAGCAACCCGAGCTGAGCGGGCTGAACGTGCCGCTGTATCTGGGGGGTGTCCTGCTGAATCAATACCCGCATCTGGCCGCCGAACTTGGAGGCACGTATCTGGCGGGCGGGGCGCTGGAAGCAGCCGACGCGCTGCTGCGGCAGCTGAAGACGCCCGCTGTCCCGGACGTGACCTGA
- a CDS encoding VIT family protein yields MTDTPPNPSVNAGYTSPTASQPASGESAQQQSFLLQKIQPALLGLMDGSVSTLAPIFAVAGLTGKPIDAFFVGLAASVGAGISMGLAEALSDDGVMSGRGRPILRGAITGGATILGGMLHTLPFLLGNLHTALLLAYVVVVCELLAIAYIRFHYMRSPLPQTILQVVVGGGVVFGVGVWLGRLGAS; encoded by the coding sequence ATGACCGATACACCGCCAAATCCTTCAGTGAACGCGGGGTATACCTCGCCCACAGCCTCGCAGCCAGCTTCCGGCGAGAGCGCCCAGCAGCAGAGCTTTCTGCTTCAGAAGATTCAGCCCGCGCTGCTGGGTCTGATGGACGGCTCGGTAAGTACACTGGCTCCGATTTTCGCGGTGGCGGGCCTGACGGGGAAACCCATCGACGCCTTTTTCGTGGGACTGGCGGCCAGTGTGGGCGCGGGCATCAGCATGGGCCTGGCCGAAGCGCTGTCCGACGACGGCGTGATGTCGGGACGTGGGCGACCCATTCTGCGCGGGGCAATTACCGGCGGAGCGACCATTCTGGGCGGCATGCTGCACACTCTCCCCTTTCTGCTGGGCAACCTGCATACCGCGCTGCTGCTGGCTTATGTGGTGGTGGTCTGCGAGCTGCTGGCTATCGCGTATATCCGCTTCCACTACATGCGGAGTCCTCTGCCACAGACGATTCTTCAGGTGGTGGTCGGCGGCGGCGTGGTCTTCGGCGTGGGCGTGTGGCTGGGCCGGCTGGGCGCGAGCTGA
- the mutL gene encoding DNA mismatch repair endonuclease MutL: MSDIRLLSPEIARQIAAGEVVSRPLDAVRELVDNALDAGATRIEIELEGGGLRLLRVRDNGVGIPEDQVSLAPLRHATSKLESVERVTTLGFRGEALWALAQAGRLTLLTRPAAQLGAVQLEAHQGSVTVRRVSAPAGTSVSITELFGHLPARLRTQAAPAAEVREVVTLLSRYVLHHPVLHWRLTVDGEPRLQHAPGDVRGAVGSVYGPLSANRVLKLDAQAGTLRLEGVLSRPELTRPRRDRMHFSVNGRPVLAPPELEKAVIDGYAELLPAGQAPLCVLNLTLPPEDVNPNVHPAKAHVALADLPALAEHVQHLVSQALSTHPLAGQIPALRMPAPTTGLTNAAPAAGNSTFPALRPLGVLSELYLLAEGDAGAGDLWIVDVHAAHERVLYERLTRELEATAPLELPEPELLHLTPGQLSRLHERDAELRGWGLDIEPFGAGLARLRSLPAAFAALSVPRLHELIVETALGDAPDPRRDLLGRLACAPALKAGRVTLENGSASLVALMACDQPWACPHGRPTVLRLSERDLAHAFGRRSARDVARGRDVSEAKVEREEAG, translated from the coding sequence ATGTCTGATATCCGCCTCCTCTCACCCGAAATCGCCCGCCAGATCGCGGCAGGCGAGGTCGTGTCGCGCCCTTTAGACGCCGTGCGCGAGCTGGTAGACAACGCGTTGGATGCTGGGGCCACCCGTATCGAAATCGAGCTGGAAGGCGGCGGGCTGCGGCTCTTGCGGGTGCGCGACAACGGTGTGGGCATTCCCGAAGATCAGGTGAGTCTGGCCCCGCTGCGGCATGCCACCAGCAAACTCGAATCGGTGGAGCGCGTAACCACGCTGGGCTTCCGGGGCGAGGCGCTGTGGGCGCTGGCCCAGGCGGGGCGGCTGACGCTGCTGACCCGTCCTGCCGCCCAACTGGGAGCCGTGCAGCTCGAAGCGCACCAGGGGTCGGTGACGGTGCGCCGCGTGAGCGCCCCCGCCGGAACGAGCGTCAGCATCACCGAGCTGTTCGGGCATCTGCCCGCCCGCCTGCGAACTCAGGCTGCGCCCGCCGCCGAGGTGCGCGAGGTGGTGACGCTGCTGAGCCGCTACGTGCTGCATCATCCGGTGCTGCACTGGCGCCTGACCGTGGACGGTGAACCCCGGCTGCAACACGCGCCGGGCGACGTGCGCGGGGCAGTGGGCAGCGTGTACGGCCCGCTGAGTGCCAATAGGGTGCTGAAACTCGACGCCCAGGCCGGAACGCTGCGGCTGGAAGGCGTGCTGAGCCGTCCGGAACTGACCCGCCCCCGCCGCGACCGAATGCACTTCTCGGTGAACGGGCGACCGGTGCTGGCCCCGCCCGAGCTGGAGAAAGCGGTCATAGACGGGTACGCCGAGTTGCTTCCAGCGGGGCAGGCTCCGCTGTGCGTGCTGAATCTGACGCTGCCGCCGGAAGACGTGAATCCGAATGTCCACCCGGCGAAGGCGCACGTGGCGCTGGCCGACCTGCCTGCCCTGGCAGAACACGTCCAACACCTCGTTTCGCAGGCGCTCAGCACACACCCGCTGGCGGGACAGATTCCGGCACTTCGGATGCCCGCGCCCACGACTGGCCTGACGAATGCCGCCCCAGCAGCGGGCAACAGCACGTTCCCGGCGCTGCGGCCTCTGGGCGTGCTCAGCGAGCTGTATCTGCTGGCAGAAGGCGACGCGGGCGCGGGCGACCTGTGGATCGTGGATGTACACGCCGCCCACGAGCGCGTGCTGTACGAGCGCCTGACCCGGGAACTGGAGGCGACTGCACCGCTGGAACTGCCCGAACCCGAGTTGCTGCACCTGACACCCGGCCAGCTTTCCCGCCTGCACGAGCGAGACGCCGAGTTGCGCGGCTGGGGGCTGGATATCGAGCCTTTCGGCGCGGGGCTGGCACGGCTGCGCTCGCTGCCTGCCGCCTTTGCCGCGCTGAGCGTGCCCCGGCTGCACGAGCTGATCGTGGAAACCGCGCTGGGCGACGCCCCCGACCCACGCCGCGACCTGTTGGGGCGGCTCGCCTGCGCCCCTGCGCTGAAAGCAGGCCGCGTCACACTGGAGAATGGCAGCGCCAGTCTGGTGGCCCTGATGGCCTGCGATCAGCCGTGGGCCTGCCCGCACGGACGCCCTACCGTGCTGCGGCTCTCGGAACGCGACCTTGCCCACGCTTTCGGGCGCAGATCGGCGCGGGACGTGGCGCGGGGGCGCGACGTGAGCGAGGCCAAAGTGGAACGGGAAGAAGCGGGCTGA
- a CDS encoding GNAT family N-acetyltransferase: protein MIVRQAIEADVGAIARICSESWRVTYKNIMSSRAIEQGIRRRFKRKTIYQQVCSPVEWKGWLIAEAEGKVVGVGLRSRISNFHVTIEELNIDSTFFRQGIGRSLIEEMTRLARVHEAILQSVSVIGGSSTAISFYESLGFEFAYASHGIHKITREPTFVVRLRRYLESESERRLILERWHGQNR, encoded by the coding sequence ATGATCGTTCGGCAGGCGATAGAAGCCGACGTGGGAGCCATCGCCCGCATCTGTAGCGAGAGCTGGCGAGTCACTTACAAGAACATCATGTCATCGAGAGCGATTGAGCAAGGCATCAGAAGACGCTTTAAACGCAAAACAATTTACCAGCAAGTATGTAGCCCCGTTGAATGGAAAGGATGGCTCATTGCCGAAGCCGAAGGAAAAGTGGTGGGGGTGGGACTGCGCTCCCGCATTTCAAACTTTCACGTCACCATTGAAGAATTGAATATAGATTCAACATTTTTCAGGCAAGGCATAGGGCGTAGCCTAATAGAAGAGATGACACGACTTGCTCGTGTACATGAGGCGATTCTTCAATCGGTGTCTGTTATTGGAGGGAGCAGCACAGCAATCAGCTTCTATGAATCATTGGGGTTTGAGTTTGCCTATGCATCACACGGTATACATAAAATTACACGCGAACCTACTTTTGTAGTGCGGTTAAGACGATACTTGGAATCCGAGTCTGAAAGAAGACTGATTTTAGAACGCTGGCATGGGCAAAACAGATGA